The following are from one region of the Amedibacterium intestinale genome:
- a CDS encoding SdpI family protein, whose product MKKKNIIFLIGFIMMLLICLWFYPKLPQQIPTHWNAQGKIDSYSAKSFVFMPLAIYLLGWGLIPFTAKIDPKKENYKRFYSVQTLTQTILCFFSVVILAMTLIASYHPKAINANFIMFPLLALLFIVIGNSMPKIKFNYTFGVKTPWTLANETVWYKTHRFSGKVWVICGFVVLAGMFLPSKWILSFLLGVILTSALLPFIYSYLSFQNATQKKGNKKL is encoded by the coding sequence ATGAAAAAGAAAAACATTATCTTCTTGATTGGATTTATTATGATGCTTCTAATTTGTTTATGGTTTTATCCAAAGCTTCCTCAGCAAATACCAACACACTGGAATGCACAGGGGAAAATAGACAGCTATTCTGCCAAGTCCTTTGTATTTATGCCATTAGCTATTTATCTTTTAGGATGGGGATTAATTCCTTTTACGGCCAAAATTGATCCTAAAAAAGAAAACTATAAGCGATTTTACAGCGTACAAACGCTAACACAAACGATATTATGCTTCTTTTCTGTTGTTATCCTTGCGATGACTTTAATTGCAAGCTATCATCCAAAAGCCATCAATGCGAATTTCATTATGTTCCCCCTGCTGGCTCTTTTGTTTATCGTCATTGGAAACAGTATGCCAAAAATTAAATTCAATTATACATTCGGCGTAAAAACACCATGGACTTTAGCAAACGAAACCGTATGGTATAAAACACATCGTTTTTCTGGAAAGGTATGGGTCATCTGTGGCTTTGTCGTTCTTGCAGGAATGTTTCTTCCTTCAAAATGGATTCTATCCTTTCTTCTTGGAGTTATTTTAACTTCTGCACTTCTTCCCTTTATCTACTCTTATTTAAGTTTTCAAAATGCCACACAAAAGAAAGGAAATAAAAAATTATGA
- a CDS encoding ABC transporter ATP-binding protein, giving the protein MIELRHVTKIYSGSHKAVDNINLTIPTGEIIGFIGPNGAGKTTTIKMISGILSPDEGEILINGKNIVTQPLEAKKEFGIVPDNADIFLRLKGIEYLNFMADMYEVDNATRQQRIQELSETFEMQNALNDKILSYSHGMRQKIVIMGVLISDPNVWILDEPMTGLDPQSSYSLKQRMKDHAAKGNTVFFSTHVLEVAEKLCDKVAIINKGSILFFGTLEELKAQHPSCDSLEAVFMEVISHA; this is encoded by the coding sequence ATGATTGAACTTAGACACGTAACAAAAATTTACAGCGGCAGCCATAAAGCCGTAGACAATATCAACTTGACAATTCCTACTGGAGAAATCATTGGATTTATTGGTCCAAATGGGGCAGGAAAAACTACGACGATCAAAATGATCAGCGGTATTTTGTCTCCAGATGAAGGAGAAATCTTAATTAATGGTAAAAACATTGTAACCCAGCCTTTAGAAGCGAAAAAAGAATTTGGTATCGTACCAGATAATGCTGATATCTTCCTGCGTTTAAAAGGCATTGAGTATTTAAATTTTATGGCAGATATGTATGAGGTGGATAACGCCACAAGACAACAGCGTATTCAGGAACTCTCTGAAACCTTTGAGATGCAAAATGCCTTAAATGACAAAATCTTATCCTATTCTCATGGAATGCGTCAGAAAATTGTAATTATGGGTGTCTTGATTAGTGATCCAAACGTATGGATTTTAGATGAGCCAATGACAGGATTAGACCCTCAGTCCAGTTACAGTCTAAAACAGAGAATGAAAGATCATGCCGCAAAAGGAAATACCGTTTTCTTCTCTACCCATGTATTAGAAGTCGCAGAAAAATTATGCGATAAAGTTGCCATCATAAACAAAGGAAGTATTCTCTTTTTTGGAACATTAGAAGAATTAAAGGCACAACATCCAAGCTGTGATTCTTTGGAAGCAGTATTTATGGAGGTTATTTCTCATGCGTAA
- a CDS encoding putative ABC transporter permease subunit, whose translation MRKYLTLTHALLKNVSLFSDGKSNKIKMIGLYGLIALCFLPTLFLFYIMFDTSIQALSILHLESTVLYLGFFIISILIFLFSIFLIPSIFYFSKDLDTLLVLPLPPQTILAGKFTTCILYEYAFTIIVSIPLLSAYVSNLHPGIFFYLMALVVLLLLPIYPLVLSSILTMLMMRFVPFFKNRDRFNIIGGFFVIVLAMAFSYFMNSPMMMDEQSNLFTTILTDPDSLVLKLGTWLFPAISFASHALSNTNILHLLVFIAISILSFLIFLLLGKFLYFKGAIGFSETTSTRKRFTSSEMEKLNKQQGKTFAYTKKELKLLFRTPVYFINCISPVILFPILYIIFYFSSSSQISLSILQQLDMSFIKPYLPVIGIGIGFLFSNINCISSTSISREGQNVAFMKYIPVSLKEQIQGKVNSGILISFLTALCSILPLFFIFPLHAMDMLIVIVCSLPSLLFGNYLGILLDMAHPKLVWEQEAAAVKQNFTAMIPMFGGMLILAPLGFLFYYLPNTFLLPVSIIILLALCAGTIVFYRKMDKIANHFFKKL comes from the coding sequence ATGCGTAAATACCTCACATTAACGCATGCGTTATTAAAAAATGTTTCCTTATTCAGTGATGGCAAATCAAACAAAATAAAAATGATAGGTTTATATGGACTTATCGCTCTTTGTTTTCTTCCTACCTTGTTTTTATTTTATATAATGTTTGATACAAGCATACAGGCTCTATCCATTTTACATTTAGAAAGTACCGTATTATATCTTGGATTTTTTATCATCAGTATCCTTATATTCCTGTTTTCTATTTTTCTAATTCCAAGTATTTTCTATTTCAGTAAAGATTTAGATACCTTACTCGTTCTCCCTTTGCCTCCCCAAACCATTCTGGCAGGAAAATTCACAACCTGTATTTTATATGAATATGCATTTACCATTATCGTCAGTATTCCACTATTATCTGCCTATGTTTCCAACCTGCATCCTGGTATCTTCTTTTACCTGATGGCACTTGTTGTACTGCTACTGCTGCCAATCTATCCTTTGGTATTATCCAGTATATTAACGATGCTAATGATGCGTTTTGTTCCTTTTTTTAAAAATCGTGATCGTTTTAATATTATTGGCGGTTTCTTCGTTATCGTGCTGGCAATGGCATTTAGTTACTTTATGAATTCTCCTATGATGATGGATGAGCAAAGTAATCTGTTTACTACAATTTTAACCGATCCAGATTCTCTTGTATTAAAACTGGGTACCTGGCTGTTTCCCGCTATTTCTTTCGCCAGTCATGCACTTTCCAATACAAACATCTTGCATTTGCTCGTATTTATCGCAATCAGTATCCTTTCTTTTCTCATCTTCCTGCTTCTTGGAAAATTTCTATATTTTAAAGGAGCGATTGGCTTCAGCGAAACTACAAGCACAAGAAAGAGATTTACTTCAAGTGAAATGGAAAAGTTAAACAAACAACAGGGAAAAACATTCGCATACACAAAAAAAGAGTTAAAACTGTTGTTTCGAACACCTGTATATTTTATAAACTGTATTTCTCCTGTTATTTTGTTTCCAATTCTTTATATTATTTTTTACTTTTCTTCCTCTTCACAAATCAGCCTCTCCATTTTACAACAGCTGGATATGTCCTTTATAAAACCTTACCTGCCTGTGATTGGTATAGGAATTGGATTTTTGTTTAGTAATATTAACTGCATAAGCTCTACTTCAATTTCAAGAGAAGGTCAAAATGTTGCCTTTATGAAATATATTCCTGTTTCTTTAAAGGAACAAATCCAAGGAAAAGTAAACAGTGGAATTCTTATATCTTTTCTAACTGCTTTATGTTCTATTCTTCCTTTATTTTTCATTTTCCCACTTCATGCTATGGATATGCTCATTGTGATCGTATGCAGTCTTCCTTCTTTATTGTTTGGAAACTATCTAGGAATTCTTTTAGATATGGCACACCCAAAACTTGTCTGGGAACAGGAAGCAGCTGCGGTTAAACAAAACTTTACCGCAATGATTCCTATGTTTGGCGGAATGCTGATATTAGCACCTCTAGGATTCTTATTTTACTATCTGCCTAATACCTTTCTTCTTCCTGTATCTATAATCATATTGCTTGCGTTATGTGCAGGAACTATCGTATTCTATAGAAAAATGGATAAGATTGCTAACCATTTCTTTAAAAAACTATAG
- a CDS encoding DUF3783 domain-containing protein → MKHVLIYLGDETHKKEILEKICSELNLPHTFLDDEALNQSIGYLFQINGYHKKSSKESYHMSQDLMIFKEVEDEDILKLNNAIKENGIVMERKAMLTIHNQKWSLKDLLSEIIEEHAYFKNREELKEYLIQASHFKKDAYPFLIWKAFETSYQKAYITYTEEKDPDKLAKNLEDFKKILSNMKK, encoded by the coding sequence ATGAAACATGTACTAATATATTTAGGTGATGAAACACACAAAAAAGAAATTTTAGAAAAAATCTGCAGTGAGCTAAACCTTCCACATACTTTTTTAGATGATGAAGCACTTAACCAAAGTATTGGATATTTATTTCAAATCAATGGCTATCATAAAAAAAGTTCAAAAGAAAGCTATCATATGTCACAGGATCTTATGATTTTCAAAGAGGTAGAAGATGAAGATATTCTTAAATTAAATAACGCAATCAAAGAAAATGGGATTGTGATGGAGCGAAAAGCTATGCTTACCATTCATAACCAGAAATGGTCTTTAAAAGACTTGCTTAGTGAAATCATTGAAGAACATGCATACTTTAAAAATCGTGAAGAATTGAAAGAATATTTAATTCAGGCAAGCCATTTCAAAAAAGATGCCTATCCATTTCTTATATGGAAAGCCTTTGAAACAAGCTATCAGAAAGCTTATATAACTTACACAGAAGAAAAAGACCCAGATAAACTTGCGAAAAACCTGGAGGATTTCAAGAAAATACTTTCCAACATGAAAAAGTAA
- a CDS encoding PD-(D/E)XK nuclease family transposase — MQIEAAAAIDQLSNKEISYDEYCKKVLMNKYVLSHISRHVITEFKGMSIKEVLTCLEPDTKEGIKQSEKINGMNTEDITGKGGLVRYDVLCGLGLPNHEGKVDMFMNIEAQGKDNMGYPLLKRSIYYGSRLLVRQKNTPNGFQKTNYEDLKKVYSIWICMKHSKKKSGVMNRYSLHEEHLGTAYAFPKKYYDLMNIVMIYPPKEVEDIHDGTFMTLLYILFTSGMDSTKKKEILTKSYGIPMTKELGKELEEMCNLSQYIKEEGILQGRKEGRKEGILVGVKKGKADEKLDIAKKMKEKGYSTKEIEELTGILLY, encoded by the coding sequence ATGCAGATAGAAGCTGCAGCGGCTATTGATCAGCTGTCAAACAAAGAAATAAGCTATGATGAATACTGCAAGAAGGTTCTTATGAACAAATATGTACTTTCCCATATTTCAAGACATGTCATTACAGAATTTAAAGGAATGAGCATAAAGGAAGTTTTAACCTGTCTTGAACCAGATACAAAGGAAGGTATCAAACAAAGCGAAAAGATTAACGGTATGAATACAGAGGATATAACAGGAAAGGGTGGACTTGTTCGCTATGATGTATTATGTGGTCTAGGCTTGCCAAATCATGAAGGAAAAGTAGATATGTTCATGAACATTGAAGCACAGGGAAAAGACAATATGGGATATCCATTATTGAAAAGAAGCATATATTATGGAAGTCGTTTGCTGGTAAGGCAGAAGAATACACCCAATGGATTTCAAAAGACAAACTATGAGGATCTAAAGAAAGTATATTCCATCTGGATATGCATGAAACACAGTAAAAAGAAAAGCGGTGTAATGAATCGCTATTCCCTGCATGAAGAACACTTGGGAACAGCCTATGCATTTCCAAAGAAATATTATGATTTGATGAACATTGTCATGATCTATCCACCAAAAGAAGTAGAGGATATCCATGATGGAACGTTCATGACACTTTTGTACATACTGTTTACATCAGGGATGGATTCAACGAAGAAAAAGGAAATTCTTACAAAAAGCTATGGAATACCAATGACAAAAGAACTGGGAAAGGAGCTGGAAGAAATGTGCAATTTAAGTCAGTATATTAAAGAAGAAGGAATCCTGCAGGGACGTAAGGAAGGACGCAAAGAAGGAATTTTGGTAGGAGTTAAAAAAGGGAAGGCTGATGAAAAACTGGATATCGCAAAGAAAATGAAGGAAAAAGGATATTCTACAAAAGAAATAGAAGAATTAACAGGAATCCTTCTATATTAG
- a CDS encoding C45 family autoproteolytic acyltransferase/hydolase, with protein sequence MYHVRFKKSHYEAGYHWGQALKKHGIEITKQPTFVINEERKEFAKGSIPVYKKYYPEILEEIKGIADGQECSYENLCTFLLSMYCFEFSNHCTCFACKDHQNLIFGRNSDFLVELENLYMNCVYTLDNVYSFNGNTTAFVQIEDGINEYGLAAGLTFIYPKVRKYGCNAGILIRYILEKCKTTRQAISFLKEIPIASQQTITLLDGNGDMAVVECNPYVVEVIYPNENDYVAAANSFHSTKMSSYNENRIDDWNSTKRYSVVNHVLKQYQGAYSLELAKGILSGKYGFMCQYDRKEGADTVWSVIYDVKNKQIFRVEGNPSRKKFKEDTRFNIR encoded by the coding sequence ATGTATCACGTAAGATTTAAAAAAAGTCATTATGAAGCAGGTTACCATTGGGGACAAGCATTAAAAAAGCATGGAATAGAAATTACAAAGCAACCTACTTTTGTCATAAATGAAGAAAGGAAAGAATTTGCAAAGGGCAGTATTCCTGTTTACAAAAAATATTATCCAGAAATATTGGAGGAAATAAAAGGAATTGCTGATGGACAAGAGTGTTCTTATGAGAATTTATGCACCTTTTTATTAAGTATGTATTGTTTTGAATTCAGTAACCACTGTACTTGCTTCGCATGTAAAGATCATCAAAATCTTATCTTTGGAAGAAACAGTGATTTTTTGGTGGAACTGGAAAATCTGTACATGAATTGTGTATATACATTAGATAATGTTTATTCATTCAACGGAAATACAACTGCTTTTGTGCAAATAGAAGATGGTATAAATGAATATGGTTTAGCTGCTGGTTTAACCTTTATATATCCAAAAGTTAGAAAATATGGATGTAATGCAGGTATACTCATTCGATATATCCTAGAAAAATGCAAAACGACAAGACAAGCCATCTCATTCTTAAAAGAAATACCAATTGCTTCTCAGCAAACAATTACATTGCTAGATGGAAATGGCGATATGGCAGTAGTCGAATGCAATCCTTATGTTGTAGAAGTTATTTACCCTAATGAAAATGATTATGTAGCTGCTGCAAACAGTTTTCATTCAACAAAAATGTCATCATATAATGAAAATCGTATCGATGACTGGAATTCAACAAAACGATATAGCGTTGTGAACCATGTATTAAAACAATATCAGGGCGCATATTCTTTAGAACTCGCAAAAGGTATTCTTTCAGGAAAATATGGTTTTATGTGTCAATATGATAGAAAAGAAGGTGCTGATACCGTCTGGTCTGTAATATATGATGTAAAAAACAAACAAATTTTTAGAGTAGAAGGAAATCCATCGCGTAAAAAATTCAAAGAAGATACTAGATTTAATATAAGATAA
- a CDS encoding ABC transporter ATP-binding protein, whose protein sequence is MSKTNRPSQTMRHGPMRGRGPAEKAKDFKGTMKKLIGYLKPYHLNIIVAFIFTAFSVVFMVIGPKILGNATTEIANGLSAKLSGTGGIDFNRIAEILMMLIGLYLISVLCNLIQSWLMAGVAQKVTYNLRNEMAAKVDRLPFSYFDTHSNGDILSRFSNDADLIQQSMSTALAQLLSAAVQLVGFLIMMLSISWQMTLVALIVVPLSLILVTTVVKHSQKFFAKQQASLGNVNGHIEEMYSAHLIMKAFNGEERSISEFNELNDELYNSAWKSQFLSGLMQPISIFVGNLGYVGVVILGGYLTMNGIIAIGDIQSFITYVRSFNQPISSIAQNMNVLQSTAAAAERVFEFLDETEEIPETSTPVEVFDEHGETKIKGQVTFENVHFGYTPEKTIINDFSMYIKPGKKIAIVGPTGAGKTTIIKLLMRFYELNSGAIYVDGIKTTDMRRSDLRSLFGMVLQDAWLFNGTVMENLRYGKLDATDEEVMKAADAAYVDHFIRTLEHGYDTMINEESSNISQGQKQLLTIARAFLADPKILILDEATSSVDTRTEVLIQKGMEKLMENRTSFVIAHRLSTIRDADLILVMKDGDIVEAGNHEDLMKENGFYTQLYNSQFEEE, encoded by the coding sequence ATGAGTAAAACAAATCGTCCTTCTCAGACTATGAGACATGGTCCTATGAGAGGCAGGGGACCAGCTGAAAAAGCAAAAGATTTTAAAGGTACTATGAAAAAACTGATTGGGTATTTAAAACCTTATCATTTAAATATTATTGTTGCGTTTATCTTTACTGCCTTTTCTGTTGTATTTATGGTTATAGGACCTAAAATTTTAGGAAATGCGACAACGGAAATTGCAAATGGCTTATCCGCAAAATTAAGTGGAACTGGTGGCATTGATTTCAATCGTATTGCGGAAATCTTAATGATGTTAATTGGATTGTATCTAATTTCTGTATTATGTAACCTGATACAAAGCTGGTTAATGGCAGGTGTTGCACAGAAGGTAACTTATAATCTTCGTAATGAAATGGCTGCCAAGGTTGATCGTTTGCCATTTAGCTATTTTGATACGCACTCTAATGGTGATATCTTATCTCGTTTCTCAAATGATGCCGATTTGATTCAGCAGTCTATGAGTACTGCCTTGGCACAGTTGTTAAGTGCTGCAGTACAGCTTGTTGGATTCTTGATTATGATGTTGTCAATCAGCTGGCAGATGACTTTAGTGGCATTGATTGTTGTGCCATTGTCTTTGATTTTGGTTACAACGGTTGTAAAACACTCTCAAAAATTCTTTGCGAAACAGCAGGCTTCTTTAGGAAATGTAAATGGTCATATTGAAGAAATGTACAGTGCGCATTTGATCATGAAAGCATTTAATGGAGAAGAAAGAAGTATTTCTGAATTTAATGAGTTAAATGATGAACTTTATAATTCCGCATGGAAATCCCAGTTTTTAAGTGGTTTGATGCAGCCAATCAGTATTTTTGTAGGAAACTTGGGATATGTCGGTGTTGTTATCTTAGGTGGATATCTAACAATGAATGGTATTATTGCGATTGGGGATATTCAATCCTTTATTACGTATGTAAGAAGTTTTAATCAGCCAATTTCTTCTATTGCACAGAATATGAATGTATTGCAGTCTACAGCTGCAGCTGCAGAACGTGTATTCGAATTTTTGGATGAAACAGAAGAGATTCCAGAAACATCTACACCAGTAGAAGTCTTTGATGAACATGGTGAAACAAAGATCAAAGGACAGGTAACATTTGAAAATGTACATTTTGGCTATACTCCTGAAAAAACAATTATCAATGATTTTTCCATGTATATTAAACCAGGGAAAAAGATTGCGATTGTTGGTCCTACCGGTGCTGGTAAGACAACGATTATTAAATTGTTAATGCGTTTCTATGAATTAAACAGTGGGGCTATTTATGTAGATGGCATTAAAACAACCGATATGCGAAGAAGTGATTTGCGTTCTTTGTTTGGTATGGTACTGCAGGATGCATGGCTGTTTAATGGAACGGTAATGGAAAATCTTCGTTATGGAAAATTAGATGCAACAGATGAAGAAGTTATGAAAGCGGCAGATGCGGCTTATGTAGACCATTTCATTCGTACTTTGGAACATGGTTATGATACAATGATCAATGAAGAATCCAGCAATATTTCACAGGGACAAAAACAGCTGTTAACAATTGCCAGAGCTTTCTTGGCAGATCCTAAGATTTTAATTCTTGATGAAGCAACATCTTCTGTAGATACTCGTACAGAAGTATTGATTCAAAAAGGTATGGAAAAACTAATGGAAAATCGTACAAGTTTTGTGATTGCCCATCGTTTATCTACGATTCGTGATGCAGATTTAATTCTTGTCATGAAAGATGGAGATATTGTAGAAGCAGGAAATCATGAAGACTTAATGAAAGAAAATGGTTTCTATACACAGTTATACAACTCACAGTTTGAAGAAGAATAA
- a CDS encoding ABC transporter ATP-binding protein, giving the protein MLKLRKYLKPFIASILAIIVLLFAQAMCELAMPDYMSNIVNVGITSGGIEDGVLEAVRESEYDKLKIFMDEKQQKVFTDNYELQTSSNADKGMKEKYPALEKENVYLLKDVDKDTREKVKLALSEAETCVMVLEQTQANLSSEDIANLTQEQKDMMDMLKKLPQGVDVFNVLKMMPKEQLADMQKEITKKSSLMGQDMMDSSNALYAKAEYKKVGMDTDAIQYRYLFTNGGLMLLVALGSAVAAICVGFLASKVAAGFSRNLRKDVFQKVENFSNVEFNKFSTNTLITRTTNDVQQVQMVMVMILRMVIYAPIIGIGALLKVINSNADMTWIIGLVVAVIIGIMATAFAFVLPKFRIQQKLMDKLNSVVRELLDGMPVIRAFNNQKIESQKFHKSNHDIMKTQLFVSRSMGFLLPIIMFVMNMSSILIVWVGSHQINDGVLMVGDMMAFIQYAMQIIMAFMMVTMMSIMIPRASVAAGRIKEVLDTEISICDPEKAENFDADKRGEIEFKNVSFRYPGAEEDVLHNLNFTAEAGKTTAFIGSTGSGKSTIVNLVPRFFDVTKGEILVDGVNIKHVSQKALRDKIGYVPQKGFLFSGTIATNLRYAKEDASEEDLKAASEIAQAMEFIDNKLEGFDTEIAQGGTNVSGGQRQRLSIARALVKKPEIFIFDDTFSALDFKTDAKLRKALNALCEETRSTVLMVAQRISSIMHADRIVVLDKGAIVGIGTHKELMETCDVYKEIAYSQLSKEELENE; this is encoded by the coding sequence ATGTTAAAGCTTAGAAAGTATCTGAAGCCATTTATTGCCTCTATACTGGCAATTATTGTATTGTTGTTTGCACAGGCAATGTGTGAGCTTGCAATGCCGGATTATATGTCCAATATCGTCAATGTTGGTATTACGTCCGGTGGTATTGAAGATGGTGTTTTAGAAGCAGTAAGAGAAAGTGAATATGATAAATTAAAAATCTTTATGGATGAAAAGCAGCAGAAAGTTTTTACAGATAACTATGAACTGCAAACTTCCTCCAATGCCGATAAGGGTATGAAAGAAAAATATCCGGCACTTGAAAAAGAAAATGTATATCTTTTAAAAGACGTTGATAAAGATACAAGAGAAAAGGTAAAACTTGCATTAAGTGAAGCTGAAACTTGTGTCATGGTACTGGAACAGACACAGGCAAATTTAAGTAGTGAAGATATAGCTAATCTTACACAAGAACAAAAAGACATGATGGACATGTTGAAAAAACTTCCACAGGGTGTTGATGTATTTAATGTTTTGAAAATGATGCCAAAAGAACAGCTGGCAGATATGCAAAAAGAAATCACCAAAAAAAGTAGTTTGATGGGACAGGATATGATGGATAGTTCCAATGCCCTGTATGCGAAAGCAGAATATAAAAAAGTGGGAATGGACACTGATGCGATTCAGTATCGTTATCTGTTTACTAATGGCGGTTTGATGTTATTGGTTGCTTTAGGTTCTGCAGTAGCTGCTATCTGTGTTGGTTTCCTTGCTTCTAAAGTAGCAGCAGGATTCTCACGTAATTTACGTAAAGATGTTTTCCAGAAAGTAGAAAACTTTTCCAATGTAGAATTTAATAAATTCTCTACGAATACTTTGATTACACGTACTACAAATGATGTTCAACAGGTACAGATGGTGATGGTCATGATACTTCGTATGGTTATTTATGCACCAATTATTGGAATAGGAGCACTGCTGAAGGTGATTAATTCCAATGCAGATATGACATGGATCATCGGACTTGTTGTTGCGGTTATTATTGGCATTATGGCTACTGCCTTTGCTTTTGTACTTCCAAAATTCCGTATTCAGCAGAAATTGATGGATAAGTTAAACTCTGTTGTACGTGAATTGTTAGATGGTATGCCGGTGATTCGTGCTTTCAACAATCAGAAAATCGAATCTCAAAAATTCCATAAATCAAATCATGATATTATGAAAACACAGTTGTTTGTCAGTCGTTCTATGGGATTTTTGCTGCCAATCATTATGTTTGTGATGAATATGTCTTCTATCTTAATTGTATGGGTTGGTTCTCATCAGATTAACGATGGTGTGTTGATGGTTGGAGATATGATGGCATTTATCCAGTATGCAATGCAGATAATTATGGCATTTATGATGGTAACGATGATGTCTATCATGATACCAAGAGCTTCTGTTGCAGCAGGTCGTATCAAAGAAGTACTAGATACGGAAATCAGTATTTGTGACCCTGAAAAAGCAGAAAACTTCGATGCAGACAAACGTGGAGAAATTGAGTTTAAAAATGTAAGTTTCCGCTATCCTGGTGCAGAAGAAGATGTTTTGCATAATTTAAATTTCACTGCCGAAGCAGGAAAAACAACAGCGTTTATTGGAAGTACAGGTAGTGGGAAATCAACCATTGTCAATTTGGTGCCTCGTTTCTTTGATGTTACAAAAGGTGAGATTCTTGTTGATGGTGTGAATATTAAACATGTTTCTCAGAAAGCTTTACGTGATAAGATTGGATATGTTCCACAAAAAGGATTCTTGTTCTCTGGAACAATTGCGACAAATCTTCGTTATGCGAAAGAGGATGCAAGCGAGGAAGATTTAAAAGCTGCAAGTGAAATTGCACAGGCAATGGAATTTATTGATAATAAACTTGAAGGTTTTGATACAGAAATCGCACAGGGTGGAACCAATGTATCTGGTGGACAAAGACAGCGTTTGTCTATCGCACGTGCATTGGTGAAAAAACCGGAAATCTTTATTTTTGATGATACATTCTCAGCGCTTGACTTTAAAACCGATGCAAAACTTCGTAAAGCACTTAATGCGTTATGTGAAGAAACAAGAAGCACAGTGTTAATGGTTGCTCAGCGTATTTCTTCTATTATGCATGCGGATCGTATCGTTGTTCTTGATAAAGGGGCAATCGTTGGTATTGGTACGCATAAAGAATTAATGGAAACATGTGATGTGTATAAAGAAATTGCATATAGTCAGTTGTCAAAGGAGGAATTGGAAAATGAGTAA
- a CDS encoding MarR family winged helix-turn-helix transcriptional regulator yields MNEMELARKIMHMTYLFRQERSAGMQQKEVFMTHRDVLMLDAILKLHPKEGMVRMNELSHYFGITPAAVSQMIKNYEKKGWIERVHLEHDRRSVYIKVCDSAIHHMQECENRITERLGVFLSSLGEEDAQALLRILEKGITFAREHHDSSKQEKGE; encoded by the coding sequence ATGAATGAGATGGAATTAGCTCGTAAAATCATGCATATGACGTATTTATTTCGCCAGGAAAGAAGTGCAGGTATGCAGCAGAAAGAAGTGTTTATGACGCATCGTGATGTATTGATGCTAGATGCAATTTTAAAACTTCATCCGAAAGAGGGAATGGTTCGTATGAATGAATTATCTCATTATTTTGGTATTACGCCTGCAGCAGTTTCGCAAATGATAAAAAATTACGAAAAAAAAGGCTGGATCGAACGTGTTCATCTGGAACATGATCGAAGAAGTGTTTATATCAAAGTTTGCGATTCAGCGATTCATCATATGCAGGAATGTGAAAATAGGATTACAGAGCGTTTGGGAGTATTTCTATCATCACTTGGAGAAGAAGATGCGCAGGCACTGTTACGTATTCTTGAAAAAGGAATCACATTTGCCAGAGAACATCATGATTCTTCCAAACAGGAGAAAGGAGAATAG